In the Deltaproteobacteria bacterium genome, GCAGCACCTTTTTACGCCCCCAGATAAAGAGGATCATGGGAGGTTTAGCAGCGCCTGTAAAACTGAACCCGCCGGGAGATCCAAGTAAGGAATCGAGGGCCGCGCCAAGCAGGCTTTCACTTTTAGGATGCACCATCAATTCAAGTGTAGAGAGTTGAGGCGCAATACCAAACTGTTCCGTTATAATGTCTCCTTCGTTTAACTTGTCCGTGGCATCGAGACGGATTTCAAAGCTAATGGATTCTTCCTGGACAGTAACCTGTTGTTGGTCCCGAATAGCGATAAGATCATCTATATTATTGCCATCTGCATCCTTGAAGTCCCTGTGATGAAATTCACGCAAAGAAGTCTGGCCTGAGGCCATGCTTCGCTGTATTGCCTGCAATATTGCATTCCCTCCTCCACCTTCCGCAGATCCGGAAGGCGGCGGTGATGGCGCTGCTCTCGGAATATTGAAATTAAGACTGCGGTTACGGCTTAGTTCCACCGGATTAAATTGGAACACAACGAAAAGCGGTGGAATACTTAACCCATATTCCACAAAAGCGCCGCGTAAAATTTTGGGTTTGTTTTTAAATCCTCCCGGCATTATTTTCTCCTGGTTACCTTTGACTTCTAATTGTTTTGGCTTTCTATTTTTTAAATCACTTGTTAATTATCAAGAGATGATGTTTCCTTTTAGCAGGGAAGAAAAGGATCTTTCAGGATTAATGACGATATAAAGTAAAGTAATCCTTCTGCCGCTCTCTCCCGACTAAAAAAGTTTAATAAGTCTATCTCTCATTTAGCAACATGCCCTTTGGGGAACCTTTTTGCATTCCCGGACAGCCTCTGCAGGCCCAAGCCTTTTATCCCTGAAGGATTACTTTCTTCATCTCCCCTTTTTCGATACAAGGTTTGCTAAAACTATCCATGAATATTTCTCAATTTATGCCGCCAATATTTACACTCACTATAGACTAAGGCGTTTCTACATCTCTGGATTCAGAATAGGGCCCGCGCGGGCTCCCCAATGCAGGCACAACTGAATTGATTTCAGTATATTCATTCCATAAGCCCCCGACATAATCACAAATATCAGGTGGTGAGCCGGGATTATGCCAGAGGTCTTGATAAAACTGAAATCCCCTGCGGTTAGCCTGTAAATCGGCCCGTGATAACACTCCCGTCGTGGACGCGCCATAGACACCTTCATGATAATAGAAGGGTATAAAAGAGTGACCATGTATCCAGCGCTCATCCTCCGTAGTAAGCGTATTATTGAAGCCTTCCAGCCACCGGCCAAATTGCATAACAAATGCCGAAGCTGCAAGTTCCACAATTGCTGCCGGGGTAACTTCAAAACGCCCCAAGCCGAAAGGTTCCTCTTCTCTTTCAAAATCAATGGGGAGATCGGGCAGAGGGATCGGCGGTCCTGCAATGCGCCGGTAAAAGGCACGCTGTTCATCCTCCGGCATAGCCTGGATTCTCGCCTCTACACTGCGGTACAGGCGATAATATTCATAGCCTTGCTGAAAAAAATGACCCACCTTATCCGTGCCTACACAAGTCCCGCAGAGATTGATGACGGGTGCAACAAAAATTTTACCGGCAGCCCACAATGCAGATCGCGTAAAAGGATCTACAGGCCACATCAATGTGCCGGCATAACGTGATCTGCTGTAATCGATATGATTTACATGGGTCGAAGGCAATGAACCCAAGCGACGCTCTACTGCACTTATAGACCCGCCTGACGCTAATTCCTGGTACACAGCATTTACCATATGAATTCCATCTCTGCGTGATCGCACCCTCGCAGCGCCTATCCAGCTGTTAATCGTCGATGCGCTATCTTGTAACGGGGTACCGTCCGTCGGGAAACAATGCTGAGGATTATCATCAGTCTCTGCGCGTTGAATCCGCTCACTTCCTTCTGATTGCTGCAGCGTATGTGTTAACTCATGAGCAAGTAATTTTCTGCCTGCCGACGTACCCGGTGCGTACTCGCCGGCGCCAAAGGCGACATGATGCCCAAAGGTAAGAGCGCGAGCACTAATTGATTTTGCTGCATTAGCTGCCCCTTTATTGTTATGTATACGTACCCTGGAAAAATCCGCCCCAAAGCGAGGCTCAAAAAAGGAACGCTCAGACTCAGACAGAGGCTTTCCTGAACCCCTTCTCAAGTGGTTTATATTCCTTTGCGCGTCCCCGGCAACTCCCCGAGTCCGGCCGGTTGCCTCTTTAGGCTGGAGGACATCTCCCTTTTCTTTAAGCTGTCTCTGAACTAATGTGGCAGTCCCGCCAAAAACCGGCCTGCCTTGAATTTGTTCTCCTTCTTTATTTTCATTGTATGATGAGCATGCTTTGCGTTGTATCCGTGACTCGGGCATCCGCATAACCTGCTCTGCCACTCTGTCCGCTTCCTGCTCATAAACATCATTAGCGGGACCAATTTTTAGTTTCCTTTGTATTCCTTTAAATTCCTCGCCACCGGAACAAGCTGAGCAGGAACCGCCGCATGAACATTTTCTCTGGATCTTCGGCCCACTGCCCCTTGTAACTGTTTGCAAATTCCCGGCAACGGATTGCATGTAACTGTTGCCCAGGTTCCGCTGAGAGAAAGTCGTTGCACAAGCTTTTTGCATGTTAATCCCCTCATCTCCGGCATTATTTACACCCAAAACCGGTGCAGCGGTCATAGAGTGAATTCCCGTCATTTCATGACAGGAGTTATAAGCTCCACGCGAGTTGTGGCTGACGCCGGAGGCATTATTGTGATTTTTCAGATATTTTATGTTGCCCTTATGCTTCTTTTCTTTTTTTATTCCTGTCATCATAGCCCCCTCCCTCATCCTGCTTTAGAGAGCGCATTACAGATATCTGAAAACTGAATTACCATCCCGTCAACAGTCCTGTTTTTTCTGTCTCAAACCTAATTAGGCTTATAAGCATTTTGATCACACCAAAGCTTTCCAATCTTTTCAAACTCTCTCTTCAAACCGTACATGATATGGTCCATGTTGATTACCCCGCCGTTTTCCGCTGCCAGAAAGGCTGAGTTAAGGACGACGTTTTTAATGTTCCCGCCGGCAATCTGGAACTGTTTTGATAAAAACTCGTAATCTATGCCATCACTTAAGGGCGCTTCTTCCGGAAAATGCGTCTCCCATATCAGCTGCCGGCTTGACGCATCGGGGAAAGGAAACTCCAGGATAAACCTGATACGCCTCGTAAAGGCATCATCCATATTTTCGCGAAGATTACTGGCAAGGATGACGATGCCCTCATATTCCTCCATCTTCTGCAAGAGGTAGCTCGTCTCAATATTGGCATACCTGTCATGAGCGTCGGATACTTCCGTGCGTTTACCAAAAAGCGCGTCCGCTTCATCAAAAAATAGAATGGCATTGCTCGTCTCTGCCTCAAAAAATATCTTCTCCAGGTTTTTTTCCGTCTCTCCAATATATTTACTGACCACACTTGAGAGATCGACTTTGTAGAGATCCAATTTCAGGTCACGGGCAATGACCTCAGCGGCCATTGTCTTGCCCGTGCCCGAAGGACCGGAAAAAAGGACGCTCAACCCTTTCCCGTATGAAAGCTTTTTCTCAAATCCCCATTCACCAAATACGCAGTATCGATGTTTAATCTGGCTGCATATCTCTTTCAGTTGTTCAATCTTGTCATGAGGAAGCACAATGTCATCCCAACCACTATGAGGTTCGATTTTTTTAGCCACTTCTCCCAGTTTTTGATTGGATTGACTGCGGCAAGCGGCATAAAGGTCAGAGAGTGTGATTCCCGCCTCACTGTTACTCATGGAATACCGATTAGCTGCGAACTCCGCTGCATCCCGTATCTGTCCCTGCGTCAGACGAAACTGGCTGCCCAGTTGTCGGGCAAACTTGAGGCCGTCATTTACGGGGAGATTTTGCAACGCTTCTTTCCACATCAATTCACGTGCAGGCACATCCGTAACGGGGAGTTTTACATCATGAAAGACCGCCTCTTTAAATATCCCTTTTGGGTTCCAGGGCTTCTCACCGGACATTAAAAGCAGCCATCCGTACTCTTCAATCATTCTCTCCATTTTTTTTAAAAAGACTTTTGCCTTACCTTCTTCTTTTAGCAAGGCATCCATATTTTTTATATAAAGGGCCGCCTGGAGAAGCAGGCATTCGCGTAATGTCAATCTCAGGACAGATTCTGCTTCCACGGTATGATTCAGGATTAACTCTGCGTCCAGGCATAAAAGGGGACAACCAAGATTTCCGCAGACTGTCAGCGCAAGCTCCTCTTTTCCAACGCCGTAAGGACCATGAAGATAGATGATCATCTTTTTTCTTTTGATATTTTGCCCTGAAAAATGGCCTTTTGTTAAGTTATGCAGTTTTGTCTTTACTTCACTATTGATATAAGAAAACGCTGTTGACCGCCCGGGAAATGATAATTTCACTAAACTGCTTAATTGCCCGTTTATGCTGTTATCCCCCAATAAATAGTTCAGAATCCGCGCATCGAGCTTTAAAAAAGACGCCAGATCACTGGAGCCGGAAGGACTCTGGGGATCATCGCATTTATGTAAAATCTCCGATTTGAATAAAAGCGCGCTCTCTGAAAAATAAGCGCGTGCCTTCCACCGGTCTGCCTCAGTTTTGCAAAGCAGGTCCAACACCAGGTCAATACTCGGTTTTTTTCTCGTAATATCATCCTGCAAATAGGCATAGAGTTTGTCATATTTACGCTGCAGTTCCGGGGCCAGACAAATGATGATTGTCTGAATTTCAAAAGATGACAATGCAAAAAAGTGCCCCAATTGAGGCAGCGTGAGAAAAAGTCCCTCTTCCCTGCTTTTGGCCACCCTGTCGCTTATCTCGCATTGAAGAAGCGCAATCTGATCATCTATCTTTTGGAGTTCAGAATGACCGCCTTCAAAAGCGCCGCTTTGATTGAGCATCCAGTCCACTTCCTGGGGAGAGATATACATCTGCCTGTCACCACAGGCCTCCTGCATAGCTTGTAAATCAAGCCGAAGCGCCCCTACCCGGCGTTTAATCATAAGATCCAGCTTACGCAGTTCATCCGACAAATGATCACTCATGTTTTCATAAGCCCCATGTTCTATCTTTTTGGCGCCCCCTTTTTTAATACTCATCATGTAACCTCGAAAAAAAAGGTTTTCCTGCTCAGATGCGATATATCTATTCGCACCTCGTAAAAACCGGGTAATAAATCAGCGGGAATAGTCACTTCGAAAGAATCACTGCCAAGATCTTCACCATCCACTATCGTTCTGTTCATAATCGACACATAAGCTTTCCAGCCGGACAAATTTTTGCCCCGACACGTAATGATTGAACCGGCAGGCCCTTGAGCGGGCGCTATCTTTTCCACTTCCGGCGGCTGGTAAGGCAATCCAACAGCAGGCACACCAATTTGTCTTGCACGTGTGGCCATTGCACGCTCGCTTTCGGACAGCATATCAAGCTGGACGACAGAAACTTCATATGCCACTGAAAGGCGAAATGGCACTGAAAAGGTACCCCATACGTTACTCAACTCTTCCAGATCGAGGGAATTAAGCATTATTTTGACCTGCTCCCTGGCGCCTTTTAATCCATCGGCAAGATAATCCTCATGAATAACGGGATTTTCGTAGAAGACACGCATGGCATCACCCAAAATTTCATGGGCCGTTGAACTTCCTGTTTGCTGGTCACTTTTTGCATAGGCCGTCATCAGGTAAAAGAGATTAAGTGACAAGGGAGGAGGAACCAGCCGCGTTGTGTCATCTCGCTTTACCTGCCAATCCATATTTTTTAACGTTTGATTTTCCTGCACTTTGTACAAAAAAAGGTTGATTCTTTTTTCCTTTCCCTTTTCATCGGGAGCAAGGATCGTCACATCAGGCGTTGATGTGACTACCATCTTTCCGGAAAGCAGGTTTCTAAGGGATTCACTAACCATCCCTATTGCTGTTGATGCGCTCATCTCTTTTTAATCCTCATCGTAGCGTCATTCGATTAAAGCGGCCCAGGTAACTCCTTTCCCAAAAAGCGCGAGGCGCCCTGCTCCTTCCCGATGGCTGCCTGACAACGACAACCTGCTCAACCACCTGACGGGACGGAACCCTTTCACTTTCATATTGCTCTCTTTCCTTATCAGCCGTTGCCTGCCTTGAGGAAACCTTGTATGCCAGATCATGTGCAGCATGGCGAAGCCGGTCAATTTTTTCAGTAGAATTTCCGCCTGAACCAACAAGCCTGTCCATCCCGGCATATTGAGAAGACCGGGGTTTTACCTTTCTGCTCAAGCCGTCATTTTCCCCTTTCACTTCAGTTGGTAAATGGCCCATTTGCTGCGCTAAATTTTGCCTGCTTGTCTTTCCTGCAATATTTCGGATTGCAATCGGACTTTCTCCATAGCTATTTTCTTTTACTCTTGCCCATTGTTTTTTTGTATCTATTTCCCCGGTTGCCCCTTCTTTTTGCAGCTTCTTTTGCATCAAGGAAGACGTTGGCCGGGCAGATGCTATTTTTTCTTTATCTTCTTCTCCAAAGACATTTTTATCAGAACCGGTTTTTACTTTCTCCAGGGGGGGAGGCGCCTCATTGCGCCTCTTCACATTTTTTTCTGATAGAATCGGCGCTTTTTCAAAAGGCTTTATTTGAGAAAAAGCTTGCCCCTTTTCTGAAAAGCCCGGAACATCGATATTAGTTCCCTCAAGAACGGCGCCTGCCTTTCCGGACTTTTTATCAGCATTGACAAAAGCCTCTTCCCGATCTGCCTCCGGAACATCATTGCGCTGCAAGATCTTATTCTTTTTATAACTTTTACGTTGACTGCCTTTATTCACACTTGAATCAGAGGGCCTTGTCTCAGGAAAGGCGGAATCACTGCCATTCTTTTTTTTTAACGGCCCGGGCAGATTAACTCTCTCCTGAAATCCGGCTATTGAGTCTTTGAATTCGGCTGCATTCTCATTAGAAAGCGCCCAATGCATTCCTTCCGCCATTTGATAAGGCGCAGAACAAAGATCATCTCTAAATGGATGATTCATATAGGTAAAGGCCGGAGGAATCGAAGTCGCTCTTAAAGCAGGGTTAACGCCGCTGCTGTCGGGAATGCCAAGTAAAGACCGTACACGCCCCCTGTAAAGAAAAGGCCTGGCGCCGTCGAGCAGGGCCGTTCTAAAATAGTTATTTGAAATTTGTCCTTTATCCGACTGCATTATTCAACCTCTCCATTTCATCAGCCAGTATCTCGATATATCCGCGCCGTTTAGCTCTTGGCATTTCCAAAATTTCACCTTCACTCCAATGATAATGGTAAGCGAGATAATGGACTTCACGATAAAGAAGGTCGCGGCTTGTCCTCAACTCGCCAAAAAAGAATTCCTGCAGATCAAACGGCGCGTCAAAATCGCGGCCGCATTCGGGGCAATTTGCCTCCATCTTTAATTCAACCCCGGGCGCAACTTCTTCCATCCGCTTTTCAATCTCCATTCTTTCCCGGGGAGAGAGCTTTTCCACCAAATCATCTCCCGGCCCCTCTACGGCGCCGATACTGCTGATACAACGTTTCAGCAATTCCGTTAAGGCTTTGCCCTCATTTTCGTAAAGGTAGGGGGAAACCTCCTCCTGATCTCCGCCATTGGGGAGACGAAACGTAATCTCCCTGCATCCATCCTCATTGTCTCCTGCAAAATCAGCCGCCCGAGAAAGGGTCATCTTGTAAAGCGGGCCCTTGTCACGAGACTCCCGGAAAGGAATGTCAGCTGTTGAAAAGTCAATGTCAACCTTTTTACCGCAATCAGGCCAGGGGCAGCGGATGGTAGCCTGGACCCTGTCTCCAAAAGTCGCCTCCCTTAACTTAAGCATGATATATTGTCTATCCGCTATAAGCAGGTCTCGCGCTACTTCAGGCGGCACGGGACTGATCTTGCCGATACGGCTCACACAACGGCTGATGATGGTGGAAACAAGCCTTGCGCTGATCATCTCTTTATTATCGGCAAGGAGTTCCTCCTCCCTG is a window encoding:
- a CDS encoding DUF4157 domain-containing protein — its product is MMTGIKKEKKHKGNIKYLKNHNNASGVSHNSRGAYNSCHEMTGIHSMTAAPVLGVNNAGDEGINMQKACATTFSQRNLGNSYMQSVAGNLQTVTRGSGPKIQRKCSCGGSCSACSGGEEFKGIQRKLKIGPANDVYEQEADRVAEQVMRMPESRIQRKACSSYNENKEGEQIQGRPVFGGTATLVQRQLKEKGDVLQPKEATGRTRGVAGDAQRNINHLRRGSGKPLSESERSFFEPRFGADFSRVRIHNNKGAANAAKSISARALTFGHHVAFGAGEYAPGTSAGRKLLAHELTHTLQQSEGSERIQRAETDDNPQHCFPTDGTPLQDSASTINSWIGAARVRSRRDGIHMVNAVYQELASGGSISAVERRLGSLPSTHVNHIDYSRSRYAGTLMWPVDPFTRSALWAAGKIFVAPVINLCGTCVGTDKVGHFFQQGYEYYRLYRSVEARIQAMPEDEQRAFYRRIAGPPIPLPDLPIDFEREEEPFGLGRFEVTPAAIVELAASAFVMQFGRWLEGFNNTLTTEDERWIHGHSFIPFYYHEGVYGASTTGVLSRADLQANRRGFQFYQDLWHNPGSPPDICDYVGGLWNEYTEINSVVPALGSPRGPYSESRDVETP
- a CDS encoding AAA family ATPase encodes the protein MMSIKKGGAKKIEHGAYENMSDHLSDELRKLDLMIKRRVGALRLDLQAMQEACGDRQMYISPQEVDWMLNQSGAFEGGHSELQKIDDQIALLQCEISDRVAKSREEGLFLTLPQLGHFFALSSFEIQTIIICLAPELQRKYDKLYAYLQDDITRKKPSIDLVLDLLCKTEADRWKARAYFSESALLFKSEILHKCDDPQSPSGSSDLASFLKLDARILNYLLGDNSINGQLSSLVKLSFPGRSTAFSYINSEVKTKLHNLTKGHFSGQNIKRKKMIIYLHGPYGVGKEELALTVCGNLGCPLLCLDAELILNHTVEAESVLRLTLRECLLLQAALYIKNMDALLKEEGKAKVFLKKMERMIEEYGWLLLMSGEKPWNPKGIFKEAVFHDVKLPVTDVPARELMWKEALQNLPVNDGLKFARQLGSQFRLTQGQIRDAAEFAANRYSMSNSEAGITLSDLYAACRSQSNQKLGEVAKKIEPHSGWDDIVLPHDKIEQLKEICSQIKHRYCVFGEWGFEKKLSYGKGLSVLFSGPSGTGKTMAAEVIARDLKLDLYKVDLSSVVSKYIGETEKNLEKIFFEAETSNAILFFDEADALFGKRTEVSDAHDRYANIETSYLLQKMEEYEGIVILASNLRENMDDAFTRRIRFILEFPFPDASSRQLIWETHFPEEAPLSDGIDYEFLSKQFQIAGGNIKNVVLNSAFLAAENGGVINMDHIMYGLKREFEKIGKLWCDQNAYKPN
- a CDS encoding DUF4255 domain-containing protein, encoding MSASTAIGMVSESLRNLLSGKMVVTSTPDVTILAPDEKGKEKRINLFLYKVQENQTLKNMDWQVKRDDTTRLVPPPLSLNLFYLMTAYAKSDQQTGSSTAHEILGDAMRVFYENPVIHEDYLADGLKGAREQVKIMLNSLDLEELSNVWGTFSVPFRLSVAYEVSVVQLDMLSESERAMATRARQIGVPAVGLPYQPPEVEKIAPAQGPAGSIITCRGKNLSGWKAYVSIMNRTIVDGEDLGSDSFEVTIPADLLPGFYEVRIDISHLSRKTFFFEVT